From the genome of Candidatus Poribacteria bacterium, one region includes:
- a CDS encoding transposase: MLKAHKIALNPNNVQATQSAQHCGYARVAYNHALADFKAGLAKGDWHSHIDLQHRFNAVKNDQYPWAKEMSQTVSKCAIYNNLKDAIGRWKSGQNRFPKFKHRFHGQNYQAVAGKGETQVEGQRIKLPKIGWVRLCEPLHFLGTICKVVISKHGHRWFAAIVVDTFKADSIPDVRQHPVVGVDVGIKHLAVTSEGVYYENPKALKSYERKLKRLQRQLSRREKGSRNWRKTQAKLTKLHYRITCIRQDAQHKATTAIVNGASRIGIESLNVAGMLKNHRLAKALSDASLSSFLSMLKYKAERIGVKIVEADTFYPSSKTCSACSAVDSNLSLSDRTYHCSVCGHTQDRDLNAAINLRNVAVGHTET, encoded by the coding sequence ATGTTAAAAGCTCATAAGATAGCGTTAAATCCAAACAACGTTCAGGCAACCCAATCTGCTCAACATTGTGGTTACGCCCGTGTTGCCTACAATCATGCCTTAGCCGATTTCAAAGCAGGCTTGGCTAAAGGGGACTGGCACAGTCATATAGACCTTCAACACCGTTTTAACGCCGTTAAAAATGATCAGTACCCATGGGCGAAGGAGATGTCGCAAACCGTGTCGAAATGTGCTATCTACAATAACCTCAAGGACGCTATAGGCCGTTGGAAGTCCGGTCAGAATCGTTTTCCGAAGTTCAAGCATCGGTTCCATGGTCAGAATTACCAAGCCGTTGCAGGTAAAGGAGAAACCCAAGTCGAAGGACAGCGTATAAAACTACCTAAAATTGGTTGGGTCCGCTTATGTGAACCCCTTCACTTCCTTGGTACTATCTGTAAGGTCGTTATCTCTAAGCATGGACACCGGTGGTTCGCTGCTATCGTTGTGGATACATTCAAAGCCGATTCTATACCTGATGTTCGACAGCACCCCGTCGTTGGTGTGGACGTAGGTATTAAGCACTTGGCGGTCACGTCCGAAGGTGTGTACTACGAGAATCCGAAAGCCTTAAAGAGTTACGAGCGCAAGCTAAAACGGTTGCAACGTCAGTTGAGCCGAAGGGAGAAAGGCAGTCGTAATTGGCGTAAGACCCAAGCGAAACTTACCAAGCTACATTACCGTATCACCTGTATTCGACAAGACGCCCAACACAAGGCAACAACGGCTATCGTCAACGGTGCGAGTCGTATTGGGATTGAGTCGCTAAATGTTGCAGGTATGTTGAAAAACCACAGACTTGCAAAGGCGTTATCGGACGCTTCGTTGTCGAGTTTTCTGTCTATGCTAAAATACAAAGCAGAACGTATTGGCGTCAAGATTGTAGAAGCAGATACCTTCTACCCGTCTAGTAAGACTTGCTCGGCTTGTAGTGCAGTCGATAGCAACTTGTCCCTATCAGATAGAACCTACCATTGCAGTGTTTGTGGTCATACGCAAGACAGAGATCTCAACGCTGCGATAAACTTGAGAAACGTCGCCGTGGGACACACGGAGACGTAA